From the Cryptomeria japonica chromosome 2, Sugi_1.0, whole genome shotgun sequence genome, one window contains:
- the LOC131865899 gene encoding uncharacterized protein LOC131865899: MTGVKEYFTKLDEKKLDFCIELRENGKYQETGVGTIKFQRESDKPLLVEDVLYVPGMTNYLIYVSTLEDKGYIVTFEEGKVYIHPKNSKVEKVIGVRHSSLFRLQFELAHALLRSCRGIGELWHGRMAHLHHGALNVLKEIMMGLP; encoded by the coding sequence ATGACGGGAGTCAAAGAATATTTCACCAAATTGGATGAGAAAAAGTTGGATTTTTGTATTGAGCTTCGAGAGAATGGCAAGTACCAAGAAACTGGTGTAGGCACAATCAAgtttcagagggagtctgacaaaccTTTATTGGTGGAGGATGTGTTGTATGTCCCTGGCATGACAAATTATTTAATCTATGTTTCTACTTTGGAGGACAAGGGTTACATCGTGACCTTTGAAGAGGGAAAAGTCTATATCCATCCAAAGAACTCCAAGGTAGAAAAAGTGATTGGAGTCAGGCATAGCAGCTTGTTTCGATTGCAGTTTGAACTAGCACATGCATTGTTGAGAAGTTGTAGAGGGATTGGAGAATTGTGGCATGGGAGGATGGCTCATCTTCACCATGGAGCACTTAATGTGCTCAAGGAAATAATGATGGGGCTGCCTTAG
- the LOC131045142 gene encoding receptor-like protein 7 produces MGGMFSYGRVVFAIISISCCCFCLTSSPAIGCSLPERNHLFNFKAALVDENNTLRSWHGFNCCTWSGVSCNVRTGHVSGLDLSGYHLKGNISSLVFQFEQLQHLDLSDNLFKGNFIPPYYEKLKRLTFLDLSFAGYVNEFFVNLQSLSNLVNLEYLALDGVNISVNKEWGAVVGSLSNLQQLHMSSCGLGGTIPNSLLNLTTLLHLNLSSNYLSGQIPAWFVNVTAHLVSLDLSKNENLGGDISFIGQQKSSSSLTSIDLSHTAVKGHIPSAIGNISSLESLALSYSNIEGEIPLSIANLSKLVHLDLFNNKLTGIIPPSLGSLSSLSYLDLGYNLLNGTFPSTISDLVNLKTLYLDSINLRGSISFSLFDNLTKLELLVLSFNHLTVSIDSAWIPPFEKLRFLGLDSCSLDTIPSFLVNQYGLKHLDLSLNSMTTIPSWIWKLPSLDKLNLSCNQLTGSLPSSLTSRAYLYLDLHNNNLHGALPLPPPCVKVLDLSMNQFNGSIPTDIGAYLQETDFLSLSSNNLSGAIPVSICTSDLQVLDLSNNMLSSMIPPHLTKNCSFLRVLDLAENHLEGKIPAEWGNLKEINTLKLSGNQLRGVIPSSMVKCQSLQVLDLGNNNLEGTIPHWIGNLSQLHVLILRSNKFQGTIPPQLIDLPNLQILDLSSNHLAGPIPSNLTNLLAIVNASQSNPNHLEQHTSEKTVFTINTVYTNTIAISWKGGHAEFLKVLFILKCIDLSNNNLSGNIPLKMGSLQGLITLNLSKNHLSGRIPKTLGGMDQLESLDFSLNRLHGEIPLELQLLSYLQFLNLSYNMLDGKVPRGGQFLTFGESSYLGNPKLSGIPFSNTTVCNNSSGYDNCTSIDTGGEADNSDPDMIGWAVGLGLSYGLGFSIVIGILTFNKRVRKRAFNLYDSIILAVDRSIRGNR; encoded by the coding sequence ATGGGAGGTATGTTTTCATATGGCAGAGTTGTATTTGCAATCATTTCAATATCATGCTGCTGCTTCTGCTTAacctcttctcctgcaattggatGCTCCCTCCCTGAAAGAAATCACCTCTTCAATTTCAAGGCAGCCCTTGTAGATGAGAATAACACACTAAGATCCTGGCACGGATTCAATTGCTGCACCTGGAGTGGAGTCAGCTGTAACGTCCGCACAGGCCATGTTTCTGGACTGGATTTGAGTGGATACCATTTGAAAGGTAACATCAGTTCATTGGTGTTTCAGTTTGAACAGTTGCAACACCTAGATCTCAGTGACAACCTCTTTAAAGGTAATTTCATTCCTCCCTATTATGAGAAGTTGAAGAGACTCACTTTTCTTGACTTGTCATTTGCTGGTTATGTAAATGAATTCTTTGTGAATTTGCAAAGCTTATCAAATCTGGTGAACTTGGAATACCTCGCTCTTGATGGAGTGAACATCTCTGTAAACAAAGAGTGGGGTGCAGTTGTTGGCAGTCTATCCAACCTTCAACAACTCCACATGTCTTCCTGTGGGCTTGGAGGAACAATTCCCAATTCCCTTCTCAACCTTACCACTCTCCTCCATCTCAACCTTTCTTCCAACTATTTGTCAGGGCAAATACCAGCTTGGTTTGTAAATGTGACAGCCCACTTGGTCTCACTTGATCTCTCTAAGAATGAGAATCTAGGAGGAGACATTTCTTTCATTGGACAACAAAAGTCTTCTTCGTCTCTAACCAGTATTGATCTTTCACATACAGCTGTGAAGGGCCACATTCCATCTGCTATAGGGAATATCTCATCCTTGGAGAGCCTTGCTCTTTCATATAGTAATATTGAAGGTGAGATTCCTCTCTCCATAGCCAATCTCTCTAAACTTGTTCACTTGGATCTGTTCAATAACAAGTTAACAGGGATAATCCCACCTTCCTTGGGATCACTTTCTTCCCTTTCTTATCTTGACCTCGGTTACAACCTACTGAATGGCACATTTCCGTCCACAATTTCAGATCTTGTTAACTTAAAAACCCTTTATCTAGACTCCATAAATTTAAGAGGCTCTATTTCCTTCTCTCTATTTGATAATCTCACAAAACTTGAGCTACTGGTTCTTTCTTTCAATCACTTGACTGTGAGCATTGATTCAGCATGGATTCCACCGTTCGAGAAGCTCCGCTTTTTGGGACTAGATTCTTGCAGTTTAGATACAATTCCATCATTTCTTGTGAACCAATATGGATTGAAACATCTGGACCTATCCCTTAACAGTATGACAACTATTCCATCCTGGATATGGAAATTACCCAGTCTTGATAAATTGAACCTTAGTTGTAATCAATTAACAGGTTCACTACCGTCTAGCCTAACATCCAGAGCTTATTTGTATCTGGATTTGCACAATAATAACTTACATGGTGCTCTTCCACTTCCTCCTCCTTGTGTTAAAGTGCTGGACCTGTCAATGAATCAGTTCAATGGTTCTATTCCAACTGATATTGGTGCATATCTTCAAGAAACAGATTTCTTATCCTTGTCGAGCAACAATCTCAGCGGAGCTATTCCAGTTTCTATCTGCACTTCAGATTTGCAGGTCCTTGACCTTTCAAATAATATGCTAAGCAGTATGATTCCTCCTCATTTAACCAAGAATTGCTCCTTTCTCAGAGTTTTAGATCTAGCAGAAAATCATCTGGAAGGTAAAATACCAGCAGAATGGGGAAACCTGAAAGAGATTAATACATTGAAGCTATCCGGTAATCAGTTGAGAGGAGTTATTCCCTCATCCATGGTAAAATGTCAATCTCTGCAAGTATTGGATTTGGGAAATAATAATTTGGAAGGTACAATCCCCCACTGGATTGGAAACCTATCACAACTGCACGTCTTGATATTGAGGTCCAATAAATTTCAAGGTACTATTCCACCCCAGCTCATTGACCTTCCAAATCTACAAATTCTGGACCTTTCTAGCAACCATCTTGCAGGACCCATTCCAAGCAACCTCACAAACTTGCTTGCAATAGTCAATGCATCACAGAGTAATCCAAATCATCTGGAACAACACACTTCAGAGAAAACTGTATTTACAATAAATACGGTATATACAAATACCATTGCAATTTCATGGAAAGGTGGGCATGCTGAGTTTCTGAAAGTTCTTTTCATTCTTAAATGTATTGATCTTTCAAACAACAATTTATCGGGGAACATTCCTCTCAAAATGGGATCCCTTCAAGGCTTGATAACCCTTAATCTTTCTAAGAATCATCTCAGTGGTCGAATTCCAAAAACATTAGGGGGCATGGATCAGCTAGAGTCTCTGGACTTCTCGCTAAACAGGTTGCATGGTGAAATTCCGTTAGAACTTCAGTTGCTGAGTTATTTACAGTTCTTGAATCTGTCTTACAATATGCTTGATGGAAAAGTACCCCGTGGAGGGCAGTTTCTAACTTTTGGGGAGTCATCCTACTTAGGCAATCCTAAGCTAAGTGGAATTCCTTTTAGCAACACAACAGTCTGCAACAACTCTTCTGGCTATGACAACTGCACAAGCATTGATACAGGTGGTGAAGCAGATAATTCAGATCCTGATATGATAGGATGGGCAGTCGGACTTGGATTGAGTTATGGTTTGGGATTCTCTATTGTGATTGGAATATTGACCTTCAATAAGAGGGTGAGAAAGAGAGCCTTCAATTTGTATGATTCTATAATTTTAGCTGTTGATCGATCTATAAGAGGGAATAGATGA